From Xiphophorus hellerii strain 12219 chromosome 6, Xiphophorus_hellerii-4.1, whole genome shotgun sequence, the proteins below share one genomic window:
- the xirp1 gene encoding xin actin-binding repeat-containing protein 1 isoform X1: MDFGHQKLPCLVRDAPKGTTQTEGQQHASGCLVFFFVIFHSSAVGRDTAMETFGLRRTQSLKSLSGTQERSRVASSTANWNRKSVSQLVQHYQSCADLRTSEKAEQGFEESVTCVDSRWRRLDSRDSGSSWTNLSRSRSMDFLPQRETSGTRALRALFESKASLQQDYHSGLGLNSPSTSVGKAAGDCPLQDWRSYNTSPKENTIQRTTQVDGRKAPNGLQESYRPTSRHTHDDKYSPSLSKGGTSTGQSRDRTSTSSSVKDRLALYLSRTAAIDSVGGSEQPQEFRGTPRTKTKTSKMADAERKITVSQPFHEEDDLPPPPPPPVPPRPFDYEGPMTLSSLPLPPPKETFSTFYQQRQKSELKRLYKHIHPSLQASLDDAVDDEIMQAVQAENTQAADAAYQGEVQSMRWIFENWTLDNIGDPHETKKLLDTEELKGGDVRSTSTMFEHIDSTQHMATKRQTSVRGDVRTSTWLFETQPLDALSKSKADEGELVEALLKEPIQSGDVRGARLLFESKPLSDLGRCNSIEDCSVLKLKSELQEQRGDVRKTLKLFETEPCCAIRDNSGNIHEIKSICREEINSGKLNTARWLFETQPLDTINKGSDGVKIIRGISLEEGHREGVDQKRWMFETQSFDTITEVSGVDTFHGVDAGNAGEANVVNKKKLFETQPRAALGENSLEREAIIGGDVKSSMWLFETQPMQVLSDGCKAGRLKKISLSAEEQGEVKGKKLMFENVSFQKNTLFKEQEIEKGDVTGFKQLFETIPLSQIAQLEQQMAERQETNKAVMETSPLYAIKDSSGNLHEVTTVSREEFINGKVKNYKWMFETKPLDQLGDGKDVEIIKGITRQEDTTGDVKTAKWLFETQTIDGIHCKFNKTEQSSSAEKESCKGDVKTCKWLFETQPMDMLYDKMRKTEDKDAVDTDVKSMTWLFESQPLDTIRDGEPNSLKLCSTKRDSVKPEVAVQTVKHLFETETLDRIKKESDAEQNLRCISQVNFQSGDVSRVKELFESQSLDEIGSEIMLTAEGQKQGEHVEKGSVHKVTWMFENCPMNQINRDQDEHGVSMEAVGVLETGDVQNKRFVFETSSLDKIQKEPIEEKSVSVQDLMGNVDVKSSTMMFESLPLYAIRDKEGQFHEVTTVKKEEVMSGDVRGARWMFETKPLDAIKTENEVYVIRAVTQEDVKKGDVKSARWKFETQPLDSLTERDEPPVLVTEDFGGSSVQLNKQIFESEQSNKKFVRMVSVTDVQRGDVRTSTWLFENQTLDSLKGEPQEQSPVKTVHREDNQKGDVKRCTWMFESQPLDKIKESKDTLAQATEEIPKADVKCTTWLFETTPLDKITANSVADTLSYLYEIKFVHSSGIIIEENERRHVNMAKYLLESSKGVQIQKEDIVAGNIRNIMLQLLLKPTIKPQVTLLREVEKGQINTTVVELPVFESTTAANIERDRRIQNIAQMIDDLLVQDKNFKKGIIMQESGEERGEMSVFSLICNSEMKTESHVMERGDVKTTIGNLLATANNQRAATLCRVDENEKGNVNLYKSCIEKGDLHYLKSLHTEESEFEAACGLWVKEQVETVQGGVQEAKRNLCQQKEQVERTVCDVLPGDVKNTKKVFSSEPFVSVDCCIPREEIIPGDVSSAKQQLAAKQPVIVDKEEVVPGDIKATMESLERAKQQSMSVEREMIKPGTIYEMDLSAHGPVDEGSQPQKEVIVSGDVRAAKKSLEMAKQQSMQVEREVIVPGKIYNLGVSVQKESSSTVAQSTCSSSSRCQQNKTYPQVSDAEKDQESHISFENCQPSAVVVSNCAQQPMPLFVGCDFNGQTTEDEIEEVIRGDVKAAIRSLQSAATEQRFVDKENVVRGNVQLALESLEKSSVNVSKGDYKAAMIYRNSGRTCPGKSKTVHNQCVVVPIPLSDTTLSPSISVTCEGQPRNPTQFSPHNPLANGPSILPSLERVTSPPLIAESKKPKNHKPALPPKPQWITVEAANTSPTSAPKVICPIDDNVNAEVSPKQSQQFPIQSTDMPSEERNDGRMQRDGDEAQGSHLSNEDQPIQSNIQIDNTKLQTPLTERKSNIHLTMSNSDKMQVERNVIQKINAAEEIQMCMKSYAEDGKQEMNMSLRAALKNFGKKDRDDLDKRVLPSKKVKVSYNNSSDPRQTGNNLPQHHEHELSLPRHQHKTEVETSQTNTTGEINHSQQNDLQQNKQELWDNVVLREKKVRETKEERLQRLSVHKDEIMKENAETAMEIFDNLRKREELKGILSQVQQIEGEQCSVDATSLKSLYSNVPPWMVTSRNAKKCKKEEKKVAELQDDDLESISSVESAFEDLEKASKEIMKLKEQTLAKLVDIEETIKKALYSVSNLKSEADIAGLSGLFDESLKSEQHFQPANSIKKISIVSSKTNPSPRRESPEEPQNANSKPLIRQSSSQSSPSFISIRSARKPSEQQKPTMSTFKPDTKSAPGGCHDAKQDLDSSVLESSSSGPSQERKVSVLEVKAVPEQNTGIIGTKTVSETYEESDSFGNVFVSSVTSTFVTNQPDGKTSALFEVVGGPARYEVTTSPLMQRSGRPFEDKVLSNAKQNETVFVTFSQPKLNK; encoded by the exons ATGGACTTTGGCCACCAGAAATTGCCGTGTCTTGTGAGAGATGCTCCAAAAGGCACAACTCAGACAGAAGGACAGCAACACGCAAGTGGCTGCctcgtcttcttctttgtcatcTTCCACTCCTCGG CTGTTGGTAGAGACACTGCGATGGAGACGTTTGGCCTGAGGAGGACTCAGTCCCTCAAGAGTCTCTCCGGGACTCAGGAACGATCACGGGTCGCATCATCGACAGCAAACTGGAACAGGAAGTCTGTCTCCCAGCTGGTGCAGCA TTACCAAAGCTGTGCAGACCTAAGGACTTCAGAAAAAGCAGAGCAAGGATTTGAG GAGTCAGTAACCTGTGTGGACAGTCGCTGGAGGAGGCTGGACAGCAGGGACTCTGGGAGCTCCTGGACTAATCTGTCCAGGAGTCGCTCCATGGACTTCCTCCCGCAGAGAGAGACTTCTGGCACCAGAGCTCTGCGGGCGCTGTTCGAGTCCAAGGCCAGCCTGCAGCAGGACTACCACAGCGGCCTTGGGCTGAACTCCCCGTCCACAAGCGTCGGTAAAGCAGCTGGAGACTGTCCTCTGCAGGACTGGAGGAGCTACAACACCTCTCCGAAGGAAAATACGATTCAG AGAACGACCCAGGTGGACGGTCGAAAGGCTCCGAATGGCCTCCAAGAGAGTTACAGACCCACGTCCAGACACACACACG atgaTAAATATAGTCCATCACTGAGCAAAGGAGGCACTTCCACAGGACAATCCAGAGATAGGACATCTACTTCCTCCTCAGTCAAAGACAGACTGGCTCTATATCTGTCGAGAACAGCGGCCATTGACTCGGTGGGCGGCTCAGAACAGCCA CAGGAATTCAGAGGAACTCCACGAACGAAGACTAAAACCAGCAAG ATGGCTGATGCAGAAAGGAAAATCACAGTTTCACAACCATTTCATGAGGAAGATGACTtgcctcctcctccacctcctcctgtCCCACCCAGACCCTTTGACTATGAAGGGCCAATGACTCTGAGTAGCCTCCCTTTGCCTCCACCTAAAGAAACCTTCTCCACATTCTACCAGCAACGGCAGAAGAGTGAGCTGAAGAGGCTCTACAAACATATCCACCCCAGCCTGCAAGCAAGTCTTGACGACGCTGTCGATGATGAGATAATGCAAGCAGTGCAGGCAGAAAACACTCAGGCAGCAGACGCAGCTTATCAGGGAGAAGTTCAGTCCATGAGGTGGATCTTTGAAAACTGGACTCTCGACAATATCGGAGATCCTCACGAAACTAAGAAACTCTTGGATACAGAGGAATTAAAAGGCGGAGACGTCAGAAGCACCTCTACGATGTTTGAGCACATCGACAGCACCCAACACATGGCGACTAAAAGACAAACGTCCGTCAGAGGGGATGTGAGAACGTCCACATGGTTGTTTGAAACCCAACCTTTAGATGCTCTAAGTAAATCCAAAGCTGACGAAGGTGAACTGGTAGAGGCCCTTCTGAAAGAACCCATTCAGTCTGGCGATGTAAGAGGGGCTCGACTTCTTTTTGAGTCCAAACCACTGAGCGACTTGGGCCGGTGCAATTCCATTGAAGACTGTAGCGTCCTGAAACTGAAATCTGAGCTTCAGGAGCAGAGAGGCGATGTCAGGAAAACCTTGAAGCTGTTTGAGACAGAACCTTGCTGTGCCATCAGAGACAACAGCGGCAATATCCACGAGATTAAATCCATCTGTAGGGAGGAGATCAATAGTGGCAAACTCAACACTGCCCGGTGGCTTTTTGAAACCCAGCCTTTGGACACGATCAATAAAGGAAGTGATGGAGTGAAAATCATCCGGGGTATATCGCTGGAGGAAGGGCACAGAGAAGGCGTCGACCAGAAAAGGTGGATGTTTGAAACTCAGTCGTTTGACACGATTACAGAGGTTTCAGGAGTAGATACGTTTCATGGAGTAGATGCCGGCAACGCAGGCGAAGCTAATGTTGTCAACAAAAAGAAGCTGTTTGAGACGCAACCCAGGGCAGCCCTAGGAGAAAACTCTCTGGAGAGAGAAGCAATCATTGGGGGAGATGTCAAGTCTTCAATGTGGCTGTTTGAAACTCAGCCCATGCAGGTGCTCAGTGACGGCTGCAAAGCGGGGCGTCTGAAGAAAATCAGTCTGTCAGCTGAAGAACAAGGGGAAGTGAAAGGCAAAAAGCTCATGTTTGAAAATGTCAGCTTTCAAAAGAATACTTTGTTTAAAGAACAAGAGATTGAAAAGGGGGATGTTACGGGGTTCAAGCAACTTTTTGAGACGATCCCCTTAAGTCAAATTGCTCAGCTGGAACAGCAGATGGCTGAGAGGCAGGAAACCAACAAGGCAGTGATGGAGACCAGCCCTCTATATGCAATAAAAGATAGTTCTGGAAACCTTCATGAGGTCACGACAGTCAGCCGGGAGGAATTCATCAACGGGAAAGTCAAAAACTACAAGTGGATGTTTGAGACCAAGCCTTTAGATCAGCTGGGAGATGGAAAAGATGTTGAGATTATCAAAGGCATCACCAGACAGGAGGACACTACAGGTGATGTTAAGACAGCAAAGTGGCTTTTTGAAACCCAGACCATTGATGGAATCCACtgcaaattcaataaaacagaacaaagctCTTCGGCTGAAAAGGAGTCTTGCAAAGGCGATGTCAAGACCTGCAAATGGTTATTTGAGACACAACCAATGGATATGTTGtatgacaaaatgagaaaaaccgAGGATAAAGACGCTGTCGACACAGATGTCAAGTCTATGACTTGGCTTTTTGAGTCACAACCCTTGGACACCATCAGAGATGGTGAGCCGAACAGCTTGAAGCTGTGCAGCACTAAGAGGGACTCTGTCAAACCAGAGGTTGCTGTTCAGACAGTCAAGCATCTATTCGAAACAGAAACTTTGGATCGGATAAAAAAAGAGTCAGATGCAGAACAAAACTTAAGATGCATCAGCCAGGTCAACTTTCAGTCAGGAGACGTGTCACGTGTCAAGGAACTTTTTGAGTCCCAATCCCTTGATGAAATTGGGTCAGAAATCATGTTAACAGCTGAGGGACAGAAGCAAGGTGAACACGTTGAAAAAGGTTCAGTGCATAAAGTTACATGGATGTTTGAGAACTGTCCTATGAACCAGATTAATAGAGACCAAGATGAGCATGGAGTAAGCATGGAGGCAGTTGGAGTTCTTGAGACTGGagatgttcaaaacaaaaggtTCGTCTTCGAAACCTCTTCACTGGACAAAATCCAAAAGGAACCAATTGAGGAGAAGTCAGTGTCAGTGCAAGACCTTATGGGCAATGTTGATGTGAAATCCAGCACCATGATGTTTGAGTCTCTGCCTCTCTATGCCATCAGAGACAAAGAGGGGCAGTTTCATGAAGTGACCACTGTCAAAAAAGAAGAGGTCATGAGTGGTGATGTCAGAGGGGCAAGGTGGATGTTTGAGACAAAACCACTCGACGCCATCAAGACGGAGAATGAAGTTTATGTGATTCGAGCTGTTACACAAGAAGATGTCAAGAAAGGGGATGTAAAATCAGCCAGATGGAAGTTTGAGACGCAACCTCTGGATTCGCTCACTGAACGAGATGAACCTCCTGTTTTGGTCACTGAAGACTTTGGAGGCAGCAGTGTCCAGctgaataaacaaatatttgaatctGAGCAATCGAACAAAAAGTTTGTGAGAATGGTTAGTGTCACTGATGTGCAACGGGGCGATGTGAGGACCTCCACCTGGCTTTTTGAGAATCAGACCCTCGACAGTCTGAAAGGCGAACCTCAGGAGCAGAGTCCAGTCAAAACAGTCCACAGAGAAGACAACCAGAAGGGAGATGTGAAGCGCTGCACGTGGATGTTTGAATCTCAGCCACTGGACAAGATCAAGGAGTCCAAAGATACTTTAGCACAAGCCACCGAGGAGATACCCAAAGCTGATGTGAAGTGCACTACCTGGCTTTTCGAGACCACGCCTCTGGATAAAATCACTGCCAACAGTGTGGCTGACACGCTTTCATACCTGTATGAAATCAAATTTGTCCACTCCAGTGGCATAATAATAGAAGAAAACGAAAGGAGGCATGTTAACATGGCAAAATACCTCCTGGAATCCAGCAAAGGTGTGCAAATTCAAAAAGAGGACATTGTTGCTGGCAACATTAGAAACATCATGTTGCAACTTCTGCTCAAACCAACAATCAAGCCACAAGTTACTCTTCTGAGAGAAGTCGAAAAGGGTCAAATCAACACCACTGTGGTGGAGCTGCCAGTCTTTGAGTCAACGACAGCTGCCAACATTGAGCGAGATCGAAGGATACAAAACATTGCTCAGATGATAGATGACTTGCTTGTTCAGGACAAGAATTTCAAAAAGGGAATTATAATGCAAGAGTCTGGAGAGGAAAGAGGAGAAATGTCcgttttttctttaatctgcaATAGTGAGATGAAAACTGAGAGTCATGTTATGGAAAGGGGAGATGTGAAAACTACAATCGGAAATCTCTTGGCTACTGCCAATAATCAGAGAGCTGCAACATTGTGTAGAgtggatgaaaatgaaaagggCAATGTGAATTTATATAAAAGCTGCATTGAAAAGGGAGACCTTCATTACTTGAAGAGTCTTCATACTGAGGAATCTGAATTTGAAGCTGCTTGTGGCCTTTGGGTGAAGGAGCAAGTTGAAACAGTTCAGGGGGGTGTGCAGGAAGCAAAGAGAAACCTCTGCCAGCAAAAAGAGCAGGTTGAGAGAACCGTTTGTGATGTTTTGCCAGGAGATGTAAAGAACACCAAAAAGGTTTTCTCATCTGAGCCCTTTGTCAGTGTCGATTGCTGTATTCCAAGAGAAGAAATAATCCCAGGAGATGTGTCGTCAGCAAAGCAACAACTGGCTGCAAAGCAACCAGTGATTGTGGATAAAGAGGAAGTTGTACCTGGAGACATTAAGGCAACAATGGAATCATTAGAGCGTGCAAAACAGCAAAGCATGAGTGTGGAGAGGGAGATGATTAAACCCGGGACCATCTATGAAATGGACTTGTCAGCTCATGGTCCTGTAGACGAAGGAAGCCAACCACAGAAAGAAGTGATTGTATCTGGAGATGTGAGAGCAGCTAAAAAGTCCCTTGAAATGGCCAAGCAGCAAAGTATGCAGGTGGAGCGGGAGGTCATTGTTCctggaaaaatatataatctgGGGGTGTCGGTGCAGAAGGAAAGCTCTTCGACTGTGGCACAATCTACATGTTCGTCTTCCTCAAGATGCCAGCAAAACAAGACTTATCCACAGGTCAGTGATGCAGAGAAGGATCAGGAAAGCCACATTTCCTTTGAAAATTGTCAACCAAGTGCAGTTGTAGTCAGCAATTGTGCCCAGCAACCAATGCCTTTATTTGTAGGTTGTGATTTTAATGGTCAGACAACTGAAGATGAAATAGAAGAAGTCATTAGAGGAGATGTGAAGGCAGCCATTAGGTCTCTGCAGAGTGCAGCAACAGAGCAGAGGTTTGTAGATAAGGAAAATGTTGTGAGAGGAAATGTGCAGCTGGCTTTGGAGTCTCTTGAGAAATCTAGTGTAAATGTATCCAAGGGAGACTATAAAGCTGCAATGATATACAGGAATTCAGGCAGGACATGCCCAGGGAAGAGCAAGACTGTTCACAATCAGTGTGTTGTGGTGCCTATTCCTTTATCTGACACAACATTGTCTCCTTCAATTTCAGTAACCTGTGAAGGACAGCCAAGGAACCCAACACAGTTTTCACCCCATAACCCATTAGCAAATGGACCCTCTATATTACCCAGCTTGGAAAGAGTAACCTCACCTCCACtcatagcagagagcaagaaacCAAAGAATCACAAGCCAGCATTACCACCAAAGCCACAATGGATAACAGTGGAAGCAGCAAACACCTCACCAACTTCTGCTCCCAAAGTCATCTGCCCCATTGACGACAACGTGAATGCAGAGGTTTCTCCAAAACAAAGCCAGCAGTTTCCTATTCAATCTACAGACATGCCAAGTGAGGAAAGGAATGATGGAAGAATGCAGAGAGATGGTGATGAAGCACAAGGCTCACATTTGTCAAATGAAGATCAGCCAATTCAGTCTAACATTCAGATCGATAACACAAAGCTCCAAACGCCACTCACGGAGAGGAAATCCAACATTCATCTAACAATGTCCAACAGTGACAAAATGCAAGTAGAAAGAAATGTGATccagaaaataaatgcagctgaGGAGATTCAGATGTGCATGAAAAGTTATGCAGAAGATGGAAAACAGGAGATGAACATGAGCTTGAGGGCTGCTCTTAAGAACTTTGGAAAAAAGGACAGAGATGATTTGGACAAAAGAGTTTTGCCGTCCAAAAAGGTTAAAGTGAGTTATAATAATAGTAGTGATCCCAGGCAAACTGGCAATAATTTGCCTCAGCATCATGAACATGAGCTTAGCCTTCCCAGACATCAACACAAGACTGAAGTGGAAACATCACAAACTAATACGACAGGCGAAATAAATCATTCACAGCAAAATGACCTACAACAAAACAAGCAGGAACTCTGGGATAACGTTGTTTTACGAGAGAAGAAAGTAAGAGAGACCAAGGAGGAAAGACTGCAAAGACTTTCAGTCCACAAAGATGAGATCATGAAAGAAAATGCGGAGACCGCCATGGAAATCTTTGATAATCTGAGGAAACGAGAAGAACTCAAAGGAATCCTGTCTCAGGTGCAGCAGATCGAAGGAGAGCAGTGCAGTGTAGATGCCACCTCCCTGAAGTCATTATACAGCAATGTCCCTCCTTGGATGGTCACGTCAAGAAATGccaagaaatgtaaaaaagaagaaaagaaagttgCAGAATTACAGGACGATGATCTTGAAAGCATTTCCTCAGTTGAAAGTGCGTTTGAAGATCTTGAGAAAGCTAGCAAGGAGATAATGAAGCTGAAGGAACAGACATTAGCCAAACTTGTTGACATTGAAGAAACAATCAAAAAGGCACTGTACTCTGTTTCCAATCTGAAATCTGAAGCTGACATTGCAGGCTTGTCGGGACTCTTTGACGAATCTTTGAAATCTGAGCAACATTTTCAACCCGCCAATAGCATCAAGAAAATAAGCATAGTGTCGAGCAAGACCAATCCAAGTCCTAGAAGAGAGTCACCAGAGGAGCCCCAAAATGCAAACAGTAAGCCACTTATCAGACAGTCCTCCTCTCAGTCTTCACCATCATTCATCTCCATTCGCTCTGCAAGGAAGCCTTCTGAGCAACAAAAGCCAACCATGTCGACATTTAAACCAGACACAAAGAGTGCTCCGGGTGGCTGCCATGATGCAAAGCAAGATCTGGATTCCTCTGTTCTCGAGTCATCAAGTAGCGGTCCCAGCCAAGAACGCAAAGTCAGCGTGCTTGAAGTAAAGGCTGTTCCAGAGCAAAATACAGGAATAATTGGCACCAAGACTGTTAGCGAAACATACGAGGAGAGCGACAGCTTCGGCAACgtgtttgtttcttctgtgACTTCTACATTTGTAACTAATCAGCCCGATGGCAAAACGTCGGCTTTGTTTGAAGTAGTGGGAGGTCCTGCCAGGTATGAAGTGACGACATCGCCTTTAATGCAAAGATCCGGGCGTCCGTTCGAAGATAAAGTGTTGAGCAATGCCAAGCAGAATGAAACAGTGTTTGTAACATTCAGTCAACcgaagctaaataaataa